The genomic interval CGAGCTCCTCGATCGACCTTTCCCAGTAATCGTCGTACCCCGGATGGAGCGTGACGACGACCGGCCGGAAACGGTCGCGGTCGAGATGCGAGAGCCAGAGGTAGAGCTGACGCTCCGCTCCGCCGAGGACGAGCTGTCCCGCGATGATCGCGATCGTCCGGGGTGGCCGGGACATCAGACGCCGAGCTTCCCTTCGGAAAAAGGAACGTTCCACTGTTCGGCGCAGCGGCGTCCGATCTCCGACGACCAGGCTTCGAGCGTCCTCGCCTCGGCGAACGCGCGGCAGCGCCGCCGCAGGGCGGGCCAGTCGCGCTCTTCGGTGAGGACGCGTCGGAGCGCGTCGGCGAGGCGCCGGACGTCGCCGGGGGGGACGATCCAGCCGCGCTCCCCGTCGGCGCCGATCACCGCCTTCGCGGCGCCCGCTTCCGTCGAGAGCACCGGGAGGCCCTGCGCGAAGGCGTCGAGCCACGCCTTGCTGTAGCCCTCGGTGAGCGACGGATGCACGCAGAGGTCGATCTCGGAGAGCGCGTCGGCGAGCTGGGCGCGATCCAGTTGTCCCGCGAACCGGAAAATCTCTCCGTATCCGCGCTGGGCGACGAGAGCGGAGAGTCTCTCCCGTTCCGGCCCTTCGCCGATCAGCGAGACGCGCGGCAGCGGCGACAAGCCTTCCGCCTCGAGGAGCGCGATCGCGTCGATCAGGCGATCGAGCCCCTTCTCCGCCGAGAGCCGCCCGATGTAGGCGAGGCGCGCGGGCCGCGCGATGCCGCGCTCCGTGTCGGGGCGTCCTCGCCGGAGCTCCTCCCGGGAGAGTCCGGTCGCGAAGATCCAGTGGACGTTCCTCGCAGGAGAAACTCCCGCTTCTCCGGTCGCGAGCATCACGTTGCGCCCTCCGGCGAAGGCGCGCATCAGTCCGCGCGTCACGCGATTCGTGGCCGTCGTGCGCGACGTCGGATACCAGGAGCCGCAGTAGCGCACGATGAGGCGCTTGCGCAGCGCGAGGCCGACGAGCATCCCGAGGAGGGGGAGATCGCCGGGCGGAGGTACGTGGACGGCGTCGGCGCCCCGCGCGTGGCGGGCGATCGTCCGCAGATATCCGAAGAGGTGGAGGCCAACGAAGACCTTCCGGCGGAAATCCTGGCCGGCCGGCTTCCGGAAGATCACGATGTCGGCGTTTTCGGGCAGCGGAAGGGCCCCGGGACCGGGCCGGTCGCGCCGTGTCACGAGGAGGGTCATCCGGTCGAAGAGGGACGCGACGGCGGCCATCTGCAGCGGAAAGCCTCCGTTGGAATACCAGCGCCCGGATTCGTCCTGCCAGCATTCCTTGAACGAAACCGCGCAAACACGCGTCGCGCGCCGCGGCGGCCGCGTCGCCGTCCGGGCCAGATCCTCCGCCACCGCGCTCACGCGCCCCCCACGGCGCGGCTCGCGCCGGCCAGGCCCTCCGCCAGGCCCCCCCGCGCAGCCCCGTTGCCCGCCCACTCGCGGGGCAGGGTCACCCTCAGTTCCCCGGCCTTGCACATCGCGGAGACCAATTGCAGGAAAGGGGCCAGATGCCGTTCGTCCTGGGAGTTCCCCAGGGTCAGGGAGTGCGGATGGCCGTAGACGACGACGAGCCCGCCCCGCCGCGCGGAGCGCCGCAGGACCTCGACCGTCCGGCGCGCGAACCCTCCCGGAGTGTTCAGGCGCGCACACGCGATCCCGCGGATCTTCTCGATCCGTCCCTTCTGGTCGAGGCGGCGTCGGACCACGATCTCGGCGAGGCGCTGGTGCATCGGCCGGTAGGCGACACGGCAGAACCGGTAACCGGTTTCCCGGAGGGTTTCGCAGAGCCGGCCGAGGTCGGTCCGGTCCGCGCCGCCGTGGCGGCGCTCGGAGAGGGAGAAGGAGAACCCTCCCGGATAGTCGAACGGCTGGTTCCAGGGCGGAACGAACGTCGCCACCGGCGCCCCGATGCACTGCTCGAGCGCGTTCTTACTCGACGCGAGAGTTTCCCGGAGCGCCGCCGCGCCCAGGCCCGGGAGCCATTCGTGCCGATGCGAATGGCTTCCGATCTCGTGTCCCGCGGCGTGGATCCGCCGGATCTGCGCCGGATCGTGGTAAGGCCGATCGCCGGCGAGTGCCGCAGAGCCGACGACCGCGAAGCAGGCGGGAACCTCGTGCTCCGCGTGGAGCTCGAGCAGGCGCTCCGTGTTCGCGAACTCGAGAGCTCCCCACTCCTTCGGCCCTCCCGGAAGCCGCGACCGATCCCCGCCCCATTGCGTGTCGTAGTCCCAGAAGAAGAGGAGCTCGGCCGGTCCGCTCATCGAACGCCCTCGCGGAGACCGTCGCGTTCCCGCAGGCTGCGCAGCCGATCGGGATCGGTCTCCATCCCGCGGTACTGGACGTACAGGAAGCTCCCTTTCCGGCTGACGATCCGCGCCGGAGCGCCGGCCACGACCGCCCGCGGAGGCACCGACCTCGTCACGACGGCGTTGGCGCCGATCGCCGCGTCCTCTCCGATCTCGACGGGACCGAAGATGACGGCTCCCGGCCCGACGTAGACGCGGTCGCCCAGCGTCGGAACGCCCTCCCTCGGCCGGCCGTCCTCCTCGCCCCGTCCGCCCGACCCGATCACGACCCCGGGACTGAGATTGCAGTTGCGGCCGATCCGGGCGCGGGGGTTGACGACGACGTGCCCGAAATGGCCGACGTAGAGCCCGCCGCCGACCTCCGCCTCGGGAGAAAGCGAGATTCCCGCGAGCACCTCGATCGCCTTGACGGCGAAGACCGAGGCGAAGTGGGAGATCCGCCGGACGGCCGGCCAGCGCGAGCGGACGAGCGGATAGAAGAACCGGTACACCGCCGCCGCCCAGAGGCCCTGGTTCAGGAGGATCACGGCGAGCCGCGGGCGCGGACGGATCCGGTAGCGGTCGACGTCCTCGAGGTAGCAGCGCCACGACGACGCGCAGCCGCCGAGGAGATCGGGAGCCGGAGGGAGCGCCATCGGTCTCACGCGGCTCCCGCCCAGGAATCGCGCGAGCGGGCATGCCGGGGAATCTCCCGCCACCTCGCGGCGCTCCGCGCGATCCCGGCGACCGTTCCGGCGATCTGCGCCCAGGCGTCCGGCCTCCAGGGACGGCGCGCGGCGGCCGCGAGCGCGCGGCCGGTCTCCAGCGCCGCGAGCCGCCGCCACTCG from Thermoanaerobaculia bacterium carries:
- a CDS encoding glycosyltransferase gives rise to the protein MSAVAEDLARTATRPPRRATRVCAVSFKECWQDESGRWYSNGGFPLQMAAVASLFDRMTLLVTRRDRPGPGALPLPENADIVIFRKPAGQDFRRKVFVGLHLFGYLRTIARHARGADAVHVPPPGDLPLLGMLVGLALRKRLIVRYCGSWYPTSRTTATNRVTRGLMRAFAGGRNVMLATGEAGVSPARNVHWIFATGLSREELRRGRPDTERGIARPARLAYIGRLSAEKGLDRLIDAIALLEAEGLSPLPRVSLIGEGPERERLSALVAQRGYGEIFRFAGQLDRAQLADALSEIDLCVHPSLTEGYSKAWLDAFAQGLPVLSTEAGAAKAVIGADGERGWIVPPGDVRRLADALRRVLTEERDWPALRRRCRAFAEARTLEAWSSEIGRRCAEQWNVPFSEGKLGV
- a CDS encoding polysaccharide deacetylase family protein, which codes for MSGPAELLFFWDYDTQWGGDRSRLPGGPKEWGALEFANTERLLELHAEHEVPACFAVVGSAALAGDRPYHDPAQIRRIHAAGHEIGSHSHRHEWLPGLGAAALRETLASSKNALEQCIGAPVATFVPPWNQPFDYPGGFSFSLSERRHGGADRTDLGRLCETLRETGYRFCRVAYRPMHQRLAEIVVRRRLDQKGRIEKIRGIACARLNTPGGFARRTVEVLRRSARRGGLVVVYGHPHSLTLGNSQDERHLAPFLQLVSAMCKAGELRVTLPREWAGNGAARGGLAEGLAGASRAVGGA
- a CDS encoding DapH/DapD/GlmU-related protein is translated as MALPPAPDLLGGCASSWRCYLEDVDRYRIRPRPRLAVILLNQGLWAAAVYRFFYPLVRSRWPAVRRISHFASVFAVKAIEVLAGISLSPEAEVGGGLYVGHFGHVVVNPRARIGRNCNLSPGVVIGSGGRGEEDGRPREGVPTLGDRVYVGPGAVIFGPVEIGEDAAIGANAVVTRSVPPRAVVAGAPARIVSRKGSFLYVQYRGMETDPDRLRSLRERDGLREGVR